The following proteins are encoded in a genomic region of Ptychodera flava strain L36383 chromosome 23 unlocalized genomic scaffold, AS_Pfla_20210202 Scaffold_24__1_contigs__length_23054250_pilon, whole genome shotgun sequence:
- the LOC139124577 gene encoding LOW QUALITY PROTEIN: paired amphipathic helix protein Sin3a-like (The sequence of the model RefSeq protein was modified relative to this genomic sequence to represent the inferred CDS: inserted 1 base in 1 codon; deleted 1 base in 1 codon): protein MSTMKRTTLENQENVYPQRRVQGPETFAHRVLAPAPQPVFDGVGENLAGGLQYPAVQGYQMAPASQAAGHHGNIHAHHHGAATQAHQQQTVHQAHAQAQVHAAQVQGQQQQFQRLKVEDALSYLDQVKLQFGNQPQVYNDFLDIMKEFKSQSIDTPGVINRVSNLFKGHPDLIVGFNTFLPPGYKIEVQAGDCTQVNVSIPGQAQPSTITMHPTPPPAQQQQQAPAQQQSQQQQQQQSQQHQPSQGPPTQLQSSNAHKDLQTLGLMCQIDPMQHQSSHHNVTPGHSSAAGAGGGSAAGAGSGPTQPSSGQGFTQSPSQPSHLAQAMASPQHGTQQAGQQVSQPVEFNHAINYVNKIKNRFQGQPDIYKAFLEILHTYQKEQRNVKESGGTYQPSLSEAEVYAQVAKLFQNQEDLLQEFGQFLPDANSAQHAANFVSAFTKDLKQRPSGVPNDHSAAVKKSSMSSKNNNRSSHLKRSSMSGQSGVPKKKSRSLKDPSLSDSSKHGSLSEFSFFDKVRKALKSQEVYENFLRCLLLFNQEVVSRSELVLLVTPLLGKFPELFKWFKEFLGYKESDRIEAVAPSKERSSSELATEIDFSSCKRYGASYRALPXSYSQPKSSGRTALCKEVLNDTWVSFPSWSEDSQFVTSRKTQYEEHVYRCEDERYELDIVLETNLATIKVLEGVQKKLSRMSSEEATKFRLDNCVGGTSEVIHRKAIQRIYGDKAPDIIEGLKKNPAVAVPLVLRRLKAKEEEWREAQRGFNKIWRDQNEKYYLKSLDHQGINFKQSDTKALRSKSIINEIETVFDERQEENNGESSGPHLVYTFNDQSIVEDAAALIIHHVKRQTAIHKDDKQKIKQLLLHFMPDFMFVPRGELSDEEEEEEMEVDNSQGNSSKKPSKLRNTLVNGIAEESDNNQTDDVYNLFYVNNHWYLFIRLHQILCERLSKMYHQAIKIAQQEGPSNKSNKESTAVALRLRPPSELEPRDYYPAFLELVRNLLDGNVESTQYEDQMREMYGIYAYISFTMDKVVQSIVRQLQHIVTEDVNINLTDLYLQEKKTGGAGGSLGSQPARASVEGAYQRKAEQQLADEQNVFKICYYKDGNKLTLELLDTEEDHSDDPVEVEKWSDYVERFVGNENTTPELREALSRKPVFLPRNVRRGRQQRAGSDTDSASEDTEKEKKDKTEKGDGKDEKGNDEKEKVSEDMAGVEMASNMECKFNLNSYKMVYVVNSEDYMYRRSAMKKARESHPMISAKLHQRFRRWLSGWEERNITEEQQTGCKDWLLGNYEDIKACQTQETHVKTDSLDYCKYVVVYAKEETPVPTSSSSSS, encoded by the exons ATGAGCACCATGAAGCGGACCACTTTGGAGAACCAGGAAAACGTTTATCCGCAGCGCCGCGTGCAAGGACCGGAAACGTTTGCTCACCGAGTCTTGGCGCCGGCGCCTCAACCAGTGTTCGACGGTGTTGGTGAAAATCTGGCAGGTGGACTTCAGTACCCGGCCGTACAGGGATATCA AATGGCACCTGCGAGTCAAGCAGCTGGTCACCACGGCAACATCCATGCCCATCACCACGGCGCTGCCACCCAGGCACACCAACAGCAGACGGTGCACCAAGCACACGCACAGGCACAG GTTCATGCTGCCCAAGTGCAAGGCCAACAGCAGCAGTTTCAAAGGTTAAAGGTCGAGGATGCACTGTCGTACCTTGATCAGGTGAAGTTACAGTTCGGCAACCAACCACAAGTCTACAATGATTTCTTGGACATTATGAAGGAATTCAAGTCACAGAG TATTGACACGCCAGGCGTAATCAACAGAGTGTCCAACCTCTTCAAGGGTCACCCTGACCTAATCGTCGGGTTCAACACCTTCCTACCGCCGGGTTACAAGATAGAGGTGCAGGCTGGCGACTGTACCCAGGTCAACGTCAGCATTCCGGGCCAGGCCCAACCCAGCACCATCACTATGCATCCCACGCCACCGCCGGCCCAGCAACAGCAGCAAGCACCAGCACAGCAGCAGTcgcagcagcaacaacagcagcagtCGCAGCAACATCAGCCGTCGCAGGGGCCGCCCACACAACTGCAGTCCAGCAACGCTCATAAG GACTTACAGACGCTTGGGTTGATGTGCCAGATTGACCCCATGCAACACCAAAGTAGCCACCACAATGTGACCCCCGGCCATAGCAGCGCGGCCGGTGCTGGTGGAGGCAGCGCTGCCGGCGCTGGCAGTGGACCGACTCAGCCGTCGTCCGGACAGGGCTTCACTCAGTCGCCGTCTCAACCATCGCACCTGGCGCAGGCCATGGCGTCACCGCAACATGGCACCCAGCAAGCCGGCCAGCAAGTTAGCCAACCAGTGGAATTCAACCATGCTATAAACTATGTCAACAAAATCAAG AATCGTTTCCAAGGACAACCGGACATCTACAAAGCATTCTTGGAGATTCTTCACACGTACCAGAAGGAGCAGAGAAATGTGAAAGAGTCCGGTGGTACGTACCAACCGAGTCTGTCGGAAGCCGAGGTGTACGCACAAGTCGCCAAACTTTTCCAGAACCAGGAGGATCTGTTGCAGGAATTTGGACAGTTTCTGCCCGATGCAAACAGCGCCCAGCACGCTGCCAATTTTGTGAGTGCTTTCACTAAG GATTTGAAGCAGCGTCCGTCCGGCGTACCGAACGATCACAGCGCCGCCGTGAAAAAGAGCAGCATGTCCAGTAAGAACAACAACAGAAGCTCCCACTTGAAGCGATCCAGTATGTCTGGCCAGTCCGGCGTCCCCAAG AAGAAATCCAGATCTTTGAAAGACCCGTCACTGTCTGACTCCAGCAAACACGGCAGCCTCAGTGAATTTTCATTCTTTGATAAG GTGAGGAAGGCTTTGAAAAGTCAAGAAGTGTACGAGAATTTCCTGCGATGCTTGCTCCTCTTCAATCAGGAAGTGGTGTCGAGGTCTGAGTTGGTTCTGCTTGTCACACCATTGTTAGG GAAGTTCCCAGAGTTATTTAAGTGGTTCAAAGAATTCCTGGGATACAAGGAATCTGACAGGATAGAAGCCGTGGCACCATCCAAGGAAAGAAGTAGCAGTGAGCTGGCAACTGAAATTG ATTTCTCATCGTGTAAGCGTTACGGTGCCAGTTACAGGGCCTTGC AGAGCTACAGCCAACCGAAAAGCAGTGGTAGGACTGCTCTCTGTAAGGAAGTACTCAACGACACCTGGGTTTCGTTCCCGTCCTGGTCGGAAGATTCGCAGTTTGTAACATCGCGCAAGACACAGTATGAAGAACACGTTTACAGATGTGAAGATGAACGATATGAG CTTGATATAGTTTTGGAAACGAACCTGGCAACCATCAAGGTACTTGAAGGCGTGCAGAAGAAGCTATCTCGCATGTCGTCCGAGGAGGCCACCAAATTCCGTCTGGATAACTGCGTGGGGGGTACGTCAGAGGTGATACACCGTAAAGCCATCCAGAGGATATACGGAGACAAAGCCCCTGATATCATTGAGGGATTGAAAAAGAACCCGGCAGTAGCTGTGCCTTTAGTTCTCAGAAG ACTGAAAGCAAAGGAAGAGGAATGGAGAGAGGCACAGAGGGGCTTTAATAAAATCTGGCGAGATCAAAACGAGAAGTATTATCTGAAATCGCTGGACCACCAGGGAATTAATTTTAAACAGAGCGATACCAAAGCGTTGAGGTCTAAAAGTATTATCAATGAAATTGAAACCGTCTTTGATGAG AGACAAGAAGAAAACAATGGTGAATCCAGCGGGCCGCACTTAGTCTATACCTTCAATGATCAATCTATCGTCGAAGACGCTGCTGCACTTATCATCCACCACGTCAAACGACAAACAG CAATACACAAAGATGACAAACAGAAGATCAAACAGCTCCTGCTGCACTTTATGCCGGATTTCATGTTTGTACCAAGAGGTGAACTTTCTGacgaagaagaggaagaag aaatggAAGTGGACAACTCACAAGGGAACTCTAGCAAGAAACCGTCAAAGCTTAGGAATACATTGGTGAATGGTATTGCTGAGGAGTCAGATAATAATCAAACG GACGATGTATATAATTTATTCTATGTCAACAATCACTGGTATCTGTTTATTCGTCTTCATCAAATCCTGTGTGAGAGACTGAGTAAGATGTACCATCAAGCTATCAAGATTGCCCAGCAAGAAGGACCTTCCAACAAATCTAACAAAGAGAGTACAGCTGTGGCGCTTAGACTTAGGCCTCCGA GTGAACTTGAACCTCGAGACTACTACCCGGCGTTTTTAGAACTAGTGAGGAATTTACTGGATGGCAATGTTGAGAGCACGCAGTATGAAGACCAGATGAGAGAGATGTACGGCATCTATGCATACATCTCATTTACCATGGATAAAGTTGTCCAAAGCATCGTCAGACAG CTGCAACACATTGTGACTGAAGACGTCAACATCAACTTGACCGATCTGTATCTGCAAGAGAAGAAGACAGGCGGTGCGGGCGGCAGCCTGGGAAGCCAGCCGGCCAGAGCCAGTGTGGAGGGAGCGTACCAACGGAAGGCTGAACAACAATTAGCTGATGAGCAGAACGTCTTCAAAATCTGCTAT TACAAGGATGGAAACAAGCTTACACTTGAACTACTTGACACTGAGGAAGATCACAGCGACGATCCAGTGGAGGTGGAGAAGTGGTCCGACTACGTGGAGAGATTCGTCGGCAACGAGAACACTACGCCGGAACTCCGCGAAGCTCTGTCTCGGAAACCAGTATTCTTACCCAG GAATGTGAGACGTGGTCGTCAACAGAGGGCAGGCAGTGACACAGACTCCGCCAGTGAAGACACTGAGAAGGAGAAAAAGGACAAGACGGAGAAAGGAGACGGGAAAGACGAAAAAGGCAACGATGAAAAGGAGAAAGTGAGTGAAGACATGGCTGGGGTGGAGATGGCTAGCAATATGGAGTGTAAA TTCAATCTGAATTCTTACAAGATGGTTTATGTGGTGAACTCGGAAGATTACATGTACAGGAGGTCTGCTATGAAGAAAGCCAGAGAG TCACATCCGATGATATCGGCAAAGCTTCATCAGCGTTTCCGCCGATGGCTGAGTGGGTGGGAGGAACGCAATATCACGGAAGAGCAGCAGACCGGCTGTAAGGACTGGTTGCTGGGCAACTACGAGGACATCAAAGCTTGCCAAACTCAGGAAACGCATGTGAAAACGGACAGTCTGGACTATTGCAAATACGTTGTGGTTTACGCCAAGGAGGAAACGCCGGTACCGAcctcgtcgtcgtcatcatcgtaA